The genomic window CAACGGCACGGGTCTCGCATCAAGACTCGGCCCGGAGCCGTTTGGCCCGGAGGCGCCGGGCGTCGGCGCATCCTCGGGCGCCGGTGCCGGTGACACGTCAGCGGCCGGAACCGCTTTGGGCTTCGGCGCAGCTCCCGTGGCTTCAGAGGTGAGGGCGGGTTCAGCCTTCAGAGCCAGAGCGATGTCGGACGAGGGAGTCGCGACCACCGGTTACGGCCTCGGCTTGCGCAGCATGGAGGATCGAGTCACAGCCCTGGGCGGGCAGTTCCTAGTCGAGCACCAGGGAGGGTTTAGGCTCTTCGTGTCAGTTCCAAAGAGGAGGACCGCGCCGCGAAGGGAGGCGGCACCGTGAGGGTGCTAGTCGTAGATGATGACAGACTAGTCTGCGAGTCTTTGAAGACCATACTACAGGCGCATGGCGATGTAGAAGTCGTCGGAACGGGCTATAGCGGGCACGAGGCTGTGGCGCTGTATGCCAAGCTCAAGCCCGACGTGCTCCTGATGGACATCCGCATGGAGGGCATGACCGGACTCGAGGCGTGCAGGCAGGTGCTGAGCCAGTTCCCGGACGCGCGAGTACTCTTCCTCACGACGTTCCTGGACGACGAGTACATCGTCCAAGCACTGCGCCTTGGGGCAAAAGGGTACATTCTGAAACAGGACTTCGAGAGCATAATCCCTGCGCTGAAGGCCGTCCACACCGGCCAGAGCGTGTTCGGCGACGCGATCGTCACGAAGCTGCCCAAGCTCCTGCAAGGCATACAGAGCGACGAAGGAGACGAAAAGGCTATTGCAGCCCGACTCTCCGCTCACGGCATCAACGACAGGGAGAGAGACATTATCGAACTTGTAGCAAGAGGCTTGAGCAACCGGGAGATCGCTGAAACGCTATATCTTAGCGAAGGCACTGTGCGCAACTATATCAGCGTGATACTCGAGAAGCTCGGGCTACGCGACCGCACACAACTAGCTGTATTCTACCTGGGCGGAATCTAGGTATGGCGCCAGGAGATCGTTGGACTTCCCCAGTAATTGCTAGTTCACGCGACCCCAGCGATGCCTTTGTGGGTTTCAACTGGGCCGATATGGCATAATGTGGGAGAGTTCAGCGGCCCCCGCCATGAGCTTTCGCCTCCTTTCTTGACGCTGCCAGGGTTGACGGTGCCGCCCTCCGGGGACGGCGCGCTCGCGCGGTTGCGCCGCGCCTCGTTCGTGGGGTGAGGGACCTGGAGGGACCTGGGGGACCTGGGCG from Bacillota bacterium includes these protein-coding regions:
- a CDS encoding response regulator transcription factor, which codes for MRVLVVDDDRLVCESLKTILQAHGDVEVVGTGYSGHEAVALYAKLKPDVLLMDIRMEGMTGLEACRQVLSQFPDARVLFLTTFLDDEYIVQALRLGAKGYILKQDFESIIPALKAVHTGQSVFGDAIVTKLPKLLQGIQSDEGDEKAIAARLSAHGINDRERDIIELVARGLSNREIAETLYLSEGTVRNYISVILEKLGLRDRTQLAVFYLGGI